A single Notoacmeibacter ruber DNA region contains:
- a CDS encoding molybdenum cofactor biosynthesis protein MoaE — MSRTSIPIVVRIQTDDFESGAEIAALTDGRTDIGAVVSFTGLCRDDGEILKSLELEHYPGMAEAQIRQIAEEAATRWPLHGLLAIHRYGHIAPGEQIVLVAATSSHRQAAFDGANFLMDYLKTEAPFWKKEHLKDGSSGEWVSAKDSDDQARKRWEKG, encoded by the coding sequence ATGAGCCGGACATCCATACCGATCGTCGTACGGATACAGACCGACGATTTTGAAAGCGGTGCCGAGATCGCTGCCCTGACTGACGGGCGGACCGACATCGGTGCCGTCGTCTCGTTTACGGGCCTGTGCCGTGACGATGGCGAGATATTGAAGTCGCTCGAACTGGAGCACTATCCCGGCATGGCCGAGGCTCAAATCCGGCAGATCGCAGAGGAAGCTGCCACGCGATGGCCGCTGCACGGCCTTCTTGCCATACATCGCTACGGCCATATCGCGCCCGGCGAGCAGATCGTGCTTGTCGCCGCCACGTCTTCGCATCGGCAGGCTGCCTTCGACGGCGCGAACTTCCTGATGGATTATCTGAAGACCGAAGCGCCCTTCTGGAAGAAAGAGCATCTGAAGGATGGCTCGAGCGGCGAATGGGTCTCCGCCAAGGATTCGGACGACCAGGCCCGCAAGCGGTGGGAAAAGGGATGA
- the moaD gene encoding molybdopterin converting factor subunit 1, producing the protein MVKLVYFAWVRERLGKSSEEIELPAETKTVSDLLSHLAGRGEAYAELMEHRNAIRVAIDQEHADHDEPIGQASEIALFPPMTGG; encoded by the coding sequence ATGGTAAAACTCGTCTATTTCGCTTGGGTTCGCGAACGACTTGGCAAGAGTTCCGAAGAGATCGAACTGCCGGCGGAGACTAAAACTGTCTCTGACCTACTGAGCCATCTGGCAGGGCGCGGCGAAGCCTATGCGGAACTCATGGAGCACCGGAACGCCATCCGGGTCGCGATCGACCAGGAGCATGCCGACCATGATGAACCGATCGGCCAAGCCTCCGAGATTGCCCTATTTCCGCCCATGACGGGTGGCTGA
- the pgsA gene encoding CDP-diacylglycerol--glycerol-3-phosphate 3-phosphatidyltransferase: MIRNAYNIPNLLTYARILAVPAVAVCFYVEGRLHSSDPARWWALGIFVIAAITDFFDGYLARRLGQSSNIGKMLDPIADKLLVATALLLLAADTDQTIQGWSLWAAIIILCREILIAGLREYLAGLKVSVPVSRLAKWKTTAQLVAIGFLLAGPAGDKIFPYTTETGLVLLWVSAIVTLITGWDYFRAGLKHVVEE; this comes from the coding sequence ATGATCCGCAACGCCTACAACATTCCCAACCTGCTGACCTATGCCAGAATTCTGGCGGTCCCGGCCGTAGCGGTATGCTTCTACGTCGAAGGCAGGCTTCACTCCTCCGACCCTGCCAGATGGTGGGCGCTCGGCATTTTCGTGATCGCCGCAATCACCGATTTCTTCGACGGCTATCTGGCCCGACGGCTCGGTCAAAGCTCCAATATCGGCAAGATGCTCGATCCGATCGCCGACAAGCTGCTGGTCGCCACCGCACTATTGCTGCTCGCGGCTGATACGGATCAGACCATTCAGGGATGGAGTCTCTGGGCGGCGATCATCATTCTCTGCCGGGAAATCCTGATCGCCGGTCTTCGTGAATATCTGGCCGGTCTCAAAGTCTCCGTTCCCGTTTCCCGCCTTGCCAAATGGAAGACGACCGCACAGCTCGTTGCGATCGGGTTTCTGCTCGCCGGACCGGCCGGCGACAAGATTTTCCCCTATACAACCGAAACAGGTCTCGTGCTGCTGTGGGTGTCAGCCATCGTCACGCTGATCACTGGCTGGGACTATTTCCGCGCCGGCCTAAAACACGTCGTGGAGGAATGA
- the uvrC gene encoding excinuclease ABC subunit UvrC — protein MSETRIIKARRHRQRKEPLVPGEDRDLGSRVRDLTASDTEPSDKEGGWQPGDIVSESQATETDRGALESLLKDIAWDDLSITDVSGKSGAEVIGLYVKHLPNRPGVYRMHNKDGDVLYVGKARSLKKRVSNYAQGRAHAGRLTRMIAETHSMDFIVTRTETEALLLEANLIKRLRPRFNVLLRDDKSFPYIVLTTDHDAPGIFKHRGARSKHRDYYGPFASAGAVTRTVNALQKAFLIRSCSDSVYSSRTRPCLLYQIKRCSGPCTGEIDDDDYRKLVKDAGDFLSGRSNAVTKRMAEEMNVAAENLDFERAALFRDRLSALSHVQSHQGINVEGLQEADIFAIHQEGGQNCIEVFFFRTGQNWGNRAYFPKADSALEEGDVLGAFLSQFYDDKPVPRQILLSHPIEDQDLLAEALCVKASRKVTIAVPARGEKRDLVGRALQNAREALGRRLAETSAQGKLLSGLAETFGLENVPRRIEVFDNSHIMGTNAVGAMIVAGPDGFAKNSYRKFNIKNPETNPGDDFAMMREVMERRFSRLLKEHGKPDDTENKPESDDSFPAWPDLLLIDGGRGQVNSVLSILRELGVENEVAVIGVAKGQDRDAGRERFIIEGQSEFSLPPRDPVLYFIQRLRDEAHRFAIGSHRARRKANLTKNPLDEIDGIGPARKRALLQHFGTAKAVSRAALRDLMAVEGISESTARQIYDHFHEGGETG, from the coding sequence ATGAGCGAAACACGAATCATCAAGGCCCGACGTCATCGTCAACGCAAGGAACCGTTGGTCCCTGGCGAAGATCGCGATCTCGGCTCGCGCGTTCGGGACCTTACCGCCAGCGATACCGAACCATCCGATAAAGAAGGCGGATGGCAGCCGGGAGACATCGTCTCCGAAAGCCAGGCGACCGAGACGGATCGTGGTGCGCTGGAGTCCCTGCTGAAAGACATCGCCTGGGACGATCTCTCCATCACGGACGTCTCGGGCAAAAGCGGGGCCGAGGTGATCGGTCTCTATGTGAAGCACCTGCCGAACCGGCCCGGTGTCTATCGCATGCACAACAAGGATGGCGACGTCCTTTACGTCGGCAAGGCGCGCAGCCTGAAGAAGCGGGTCTCGAACTACGCGCAGGGTCGCGCCCATGCCGGCCGCCTGACGCGCATGATCGCCGAAACCCACTCGATGGATTTCATCGTGACCCGAACGGAGACAGAAGCGCTTCTGCTCGAAGCGAATCTGATCAAACGGTTACGGCCGCGCTTTAACGTTCTGCTGCGTGACGACAAAAGCTTTCCCTACATCGTTCTGACGACCGACCATGATGCGCCCGGCATCTTCAAACACCGGGGGGCAAGGTCCAAGCATCGGGACTATTATGGTCCCTTCGCCTCGGCCGGCGCGGTGACGCGAACGGTCAACGCCTTGCAAAAGGCGTTTCTCATCCGCTCATGCTCGGACAGCGTCTATTCCAGCCGCACGCGCCCCTGCCTTCTCTATCAGATCAAGCGATGCTCCGGCCCCTGCACTGGCGAAATCGATGATGACGATTATCGCAAGCTGGTGAAGGATGCGGGCGACTTCCTTTCCGGCCGCTCGAACGCCGTGACCAAACGAATGGCCGAAGAGATGAACGTGGCGGCCGAAAATCTGGATTTCGAACGCGCCGCCCTCTTCCGAGACCGCCTGTCGGCGCTGTCCCACGTGCAGAGCCATCAGGGAATCAATGTGGAGGGTCTGCAGGAGGCCGATATCTTCGCCATCCATCAGGAAGGCGGGCAGAACTGCATCGAGGTTTTCTTCTTCCGCACAGGTCAGAACTGGGGCAACAGGGCCTATTTTCCAAAAGCGGATTCGGCGCTGGAGGAAGGCGACGTTCTGGGCGCATTCCTTTCCCAATTCTACGACGACAAGCCGGTCCCGCGACAAATCCTCCTCTCCCATCCCATCGAGGACCAGGACCTTCTGGCAGAGGCTCTTTGCGTCAAGGCGAGCCGCAAGGTCACGATTGCCGTGCCGGCGCGAGGCGAAAAGCGCGATTTGGTTGGCCGCGCGCTCCAGAATGCGCGGGAAGCGCTCGGCAGACGGCTGGCCGAGACCTCAGCTCAGGGCAAGCTCCTCTCCGGCCTCGCCGAGACGTTCGGTCTGGAAAACGTCCCCCGCCGCATCGAGGTCTTCGACAACTCTCACATCATGGGAACAAATGCGGTCGGTGCGATGATCGTCGCCGGCCCGGACGGTTTTGCGAAAAACAGCTATCGAAAGTTCAATATCAAGAATCCGGAGACCAACCCCGGCGACGACTTCGCCATGATGCGCGAAGTCATGGAGCGACGTTTCTCGCGCCTACTGAAAGAACATGGAAAGCCTGACGATACCGAGAACAAGCCCGAGAGCGACGACAGTTTTCCTGCGTGGCCGGATCTGTTGCTGATCGATGGTGGCCGGGGGCAGGTCAATTCCGTCCTCTCCATACTGCGAGAACTCGGCGTGGAGAATGAGGTGGCCGTGATCGGCGTGGCGAAGGGGCAGGATCGAGATGCAGGGCGCGAGCGCTTCATTATCGAGGGCCAAAGCGAATTTTCTCTGCCGCCGCGCGATCCTGTGCTCTATTTCATCCAGCGATTGCGTGACGAGGCGCACCGCTTTGCCATCGGCAGCCATCGGGCCCGGCGAAAAGCCAACCTGACAAAAAATCCGCTCGACGAAATCGACGGAATCGGCCCGGCTCGCAAGCGAGCGCTGCTCCAGCATTTTGGTACGGCGAAGGCGGTTTCGCGCGCTGCGCTGCGCGACCTTATGGCCGTAGAAGGGATTTCCGAGTCGACCGCTCGCCAGATCTACGACCATTTCCACGAAGGCGGTGAGACGGGGTGA
- a CDS encoding SDR family NAD(P)-dependent oxidoreductase has product MSLTDSMENRIAVVTGASSGVGREIAHQLAERGCHLWLTYHSDDEPVRHLQGVFGGKQRIEAKQVDLTDDKAVSSFFGRIAEEGEGLDYLVNNASFWSEDLWDADPVTLEASDLRDVFEVDLLGSFRAIRQAIPLMLQKGGGSIVNFSSSDSLRGDPKAFAYNPAQVAVLGLTRSVARRYAPDIRCNAIAPGPIDTGWTERWGLSDSEKEDVGSKNGLLKRMGRPDEIASLACYLLSDPAGYINGQIIRADGGGSIA; this is encoded by the coding sequence ATGAGCCTAACGGATTCAATGGAAAACCGTATCGCCGTCGTGACGGGCGCTTCGAGCGGAGTGGGGCGAGAGATCGCCCACCAGTTGGCCGAACGCGGCTGTCATCTCTGGTTGACCTATCACAGCGACGACGAGCCTGTGCGCCACTTGCAGGGAGTCTTCGGCGGAAAGCAGCGTATCGAAGCCAAGCAGGTCGACCTGACGGACGACAAGGCGGTTTCATCGTTCTTCGGTCGGATCGCCGAGGAAGGAGAGGGGCTCGATTATCTGGTCAATAATGCATCGTTCTGGTCCGAGGATCTCTGGGACGCCGATCCTGTGACGCTGGAAGCGTCGGATCTGCGTGACGTTTTCGAAGTGGACCTTTTGGGCTCGTTTCGTGCAATTCGCCAGGCGATCCCGCTTATGCTGCAGAAAGGCGGCGGCTCGATCGTCAACTTCTCCTCCAGCGACTCGCTAAGGGGCGATCCAAAGGCGTTTGCCTATAATCCGGCGCAGGTCGCGGTCCTGGGACTCACCCGCTCGGTCGCGCGACGATACGCACCGGATATTCGCTGCAACGCCATTGCGCCCGGCCCGATCGATACCGGATGGACCGAGCGCTGGGGGCTGAGCGACAGCGAGAAAGAGGATGTCGGCAGCAAGAACGGCCTGCTGAAACGGATGGGCCGTCCCGACGAGATCGCAAGTCTCGCCTGCTACCTGCTTTCCGACCCAGCCGGCTACATCAACGGCCAGATCATCCGGGCCGATGGCGGCGGATCGATCGCCTGA
- a CDS encoding calcium/sodium antiporter gives MLSSYLYLIAGFALLILGGDLLVKGAVGLAGRFSVPPLVIGLTIVAFGTSAPELFVSLDAALSGQPGIAIGNVVGSNIANVLLVIGVPALISSMSPTERGVRRNTFAMLGATALFLAILWFTGTISRINGAILVALLLAYLVWQFIVARQSGRGADIVDESEVEADGQSLGGISLRIVAGLIGLPLGAHLTVSGASDIALSWGVPETIIGLTIVGIGTSLPELATSVTAAWRGHGAVAFGNVVGSNLFNLLLIMGVTGLVVPFEVDARIIQVDMWVMAAAAIILGLLVFGRVRMGKRYGLFLTASYLAYLYSLFAFG, from the coding sequence ATGTTGAGCAGCTATCTCTACCTCATTGCCGGATTCGCTTTGCTGATCCTCGGGGGCGACCTTCTCGTCAAAGGCGCGGTCGGACTGGCAGGCCGCTTTTCCGTGCCGCCGCTGGTCATAGGGCTCACCATCGTCGCCTTCGGTACGAGCGCTCCTGAATTGTTCGTTTCTCTCGACGCAGCCCTCTCCGGCCAACCCGGCATCGCCATCGGCAATGTTGTGGGTTCCAACATCGCGAACGTCTTGCTGGTGATCGGCGTACCAGCCCTCATTTCATCCATGTCGCCCACCGAGCGCGGGGTGCGGCGAAATACCTTCGCAATGCTCGGCGCCACCGCCCTCTTCCTGGCAATACTCTGGTTCACCGGCACGATCTCGCGCATCAACGGCGCTATTCTGGTCGCCCTCCTCCTCGCCTACCTCGTCTGGCAGTTCATCGTTGCCCGTCAGAGTGGGCGCGGCGCGGATATTGTCGATGAATCCGAGGTTGAGGCAGACGGCCAGTCTCTTGGCGGGATCAGTCTGCGCATCGTCGCTGGCCTGATCGGTCTGCCGCTCGGTGCGCATCTGACCGTTTCCGGCGCCAGCGACATCGCCCTATCCTGGGGTGTTCCTGAAACGATCATCGGGCTGACCATTGTCGGTATCGGGACCTCGCTTCCGGAACTTGCAACCAGCGTCACGGCTGCATGGCGCGGTCACGGCGCCGTTGCGTTCGGCAACGTTGTGGGCTCCAACCTCTTCAACCTTCTTCTGATCATGGGCGTGACCGGTCTTGTCGTCCCGTTCGAGGTGGATGCCAGGATCATTCAGGTCGATATGTGGGTCATGGCTGCAGCGGCCATCATTCTCGGCCTTCTGGTCTTTGGACGTGTGAGAATGGGCAAGCGCTACGGCCTATTTCTCACCGCATCCTACCTCGCCTACCTCTATTCCCTGTTTGCCTTCGGCTAG
- a CDS encoding outer membrane protein, with product MKKIVFSALSGVSLLAAAGVAQAADAIDQIPEAPVVTAQPAPVLGWDGGYVGAMGNYNHSNADGDDLPGVDTDTFGGAAFAGYQRQNGNIVYGAEADIGYNAVNGDEDGVDVETGVDGSLRARLGYAPNDRVLVYGTGGVAAADAEVSAAGDSDSQTMIGYTVGAGADVKVTEQIFARGEYRYTDYMDESFDVGAGDQDVEIDNHRVGAGIGFKF from the coding sequence ATGAAGAAAATTGTTTTTTCCGCCCTTTCCGGTGTTAGCCTTCTCGCCGCTGCCGGTGTTGCTCAGGCTGCCGACGCCATCGATCAGATCCCTGAGGCTCCGGTCGTGACGGCTCAGCCCGCTCCGGTTCTCGGATGGGACGGCGGTTATGTCGGTGCCATGGGCAACTACAATCACAGCAATGCGGACGGCGACGATCTGCCGGGTGTCGATACCGACACGTTCGGCGGCGCAGCATTCGCCGGTTATCAGCGCCAGAACGGCAACATCGTCTACGGTGCTGAGGCCGATATCGGCTACAACGCCGTCAATGGCGACGAAGACGGTGTCGATGTCGAGACCGGCGTTGACGGTTCGCTCCGCGCTCGCCTCGGTTACGCACCGAACGACCGCGTCCTCGTCTACGGTACCGGTGGTGTGGCTGCGGCCGACGCCGAAGTCTCGGCCGCTGGCGACAGCGACAGCCAGACGATGATCGGCTACACGGTCGGCGCTGGCGCTGATGTGAAGGTGACCGAACAGATCTTCGCTCGCGGCGAATATCGCTACACCGACTACATGGATGAATCCTTCGACGTCGGCGCAGGCGATCAGGATGTCGAGATCGACAACCATCGTGTTGGTGCTGGTATCGGTTTCAAGTTCTGA
- a CDS encoding GNAT family N-acetyltransferase, with protein sequence MYDFRPEEPADAAAISALIDAAFARAAHADGNEAALVETLRNDGDIALSLVAVERTEETARPIGCVYAFRVVIGEEEGWYGIAPLAVAPDHQRRGIGAALMQRTMDLLRKQGAEGCVLVGDPDYYRRFGFEAGQGPAVPGIPKDYVLSAPLGATITPEGRIHYPPAFGLG encoded by the coding sequence ATGTACGATTTTCGTCCGGAAGAACCGGCAGATGCCGCAGCAATCTCGGCTTTGATCGACGCCGCCTTCGCCCGGGCAGCGCATGCCGATGGCAATGAGGCGGCGCTGGTCGAGACACTGCGCAACGATGGCGATATCGCCTTGTCTCTGGTTGCCGTCGAACGCACAGAAGAAACAGCGCGTCCCATCGGCTGCGTCTACGCTTTTCGCGTCGTGATTGGAGAAGAAGAAGGCTGGTATGGCATCGCGCCGCTTGCCGTTGCGCCGGACCACCAGCGCAGGGGCATTGGAGCGGCGCTCATGCAAAGGACTATGGATCTTCTTCGCAAGCAGGGTGCAGAGGGCTGCGTCCTTGTAGGCGATCCGGACTATTACCGCCGCTTCGGCTTTGAAGCCGGGCAGGGGCCTGCGGTTCCGGGAATCCCGAAAGACTATGTACTGTCTGCTCCGCTAGGCGCGACGATCACACCGGAAGGCCGAATCCATTATCCCCCGGCGTTCGGCCTCGGCTGA
- a CDS encoding glutathione S-transferase family protein — MPRLLYSNPSPYSSKARMGLTLANIAFEGVPTNTGEEPAELMDANPLGKIPVLILDDGRQVFDSGAILRYADRLSGNAVFPLQPDARLEAEVMESLASGICDAMVASIYERRFRPEEKVHEGWVKKQQEKARRGFSHFEQNIPAETEDLHGGHISLRAAIGYADLRMPELLSDFSALKKWAESFDEARPDLASLIPS, encoded by the coding sequence ATGCCGCGTCTGCTTTACTCGAATCCCTCCCCTTACAGCTCAAAGGCTCGCATGGGCCTGACCCTCGCCAATATCGCGTTCGAGGGCGTACCGACCAATACGGGCGAAGAACCCGCTGAGCTTATGGATGCCAATCCCCTCGGCAAGATTCCGGTTCTCATTCTGGACGACGGGCGTCAGGTGTTCGATTCAGGGGCGATCCTGCGATATGCCGACCGCCTCAGCGGCAATGCGGTCTTTCCCCTTCAGCCCGACGCACGCCTTGAAGCCGAGGTGATGGAAAGTCTGGCGAGCGGCATTTGCGATGCCATGGTCGCGTCCATTTATGAGCGCCGCTTTCGCCCGGAGGAGAAGGTCCATGAAGGCTGGGTCAAAAAGCAGCAGGAGAAAGCCCGGCGCGGCTTCAGCCATTTCGAGCAGAACATACCGGCCGAAACGGAGGATCTTCACGGAGGCCATATCTCCCTGCGTGCAGCGATCGGCTACGCCGATCTTCGAATGCCGGAACTTCTTTCTGATTTTTCCGCGTTGAAAAAGTGGGCCGAGAGCTTCGACGAGGCGCGCCCTGACCTTGCTTCGCTGATACCGAGCTGA